Proteins found in one Vallitalea guaymasensis genomic segment:
- a CDS encoding LacI family DNA-binding transcriptional regulator has product MTKRFVMEVYNISTIKDVAKYTGLSIATISKYINGGNVLDENKKIIQEAIEVLDYKRNEMARGLKTNKTMTIGVLLPSLENIFFTSIVSIIEGILQEKGYGTIICDFKEDKELEHTKLEFLINKHVDGIIMVSYSGEKKHIQSLIDKKIPVILLDRMIKGLDCDIVIADNLNASYQAVEELIMRKHKRIGIICGPENTYTADERRKGYIRVHEDYNVDIDEELIKNADYTVVSGYTALIDLWNMDKRPSAVLVTNYEMTIGAIMAVNDLNITIPNQLSLIGFDNIQMARIVRPPLSIVEQPMKEIGETAANLMLKRLSDDYSDFPSTYRLKTKVHIKESVSTNI; this is encoded by the coding sequence ATGACGAAACGTTTCGTGATGGAGGTGTATAATATTTCAACTATTAAAGATGTAGCAAAATATACAGGATTATCTATAGCAACCATATCAAAATACATTAATGGTGGTAATGTCCTAGATGAGAACAAAAAAATAATCCAAGAAGCTATAGAAGTCTTAGATTATAAAAGAAATGAAATGGCTAGGGGATTGAAAACCAATAAAACGATGACAATAGGGGTGTTGTTGCCATCTTTGGAAAACATATTTTTTACCTCAATAGTATCAATAATTGAAGGTATTCTACAGGAAAAAGGTTATGGTACAATAATATGTGACTTCAAAGAAGACAAAGAATTAGAGCACACCAAACTTGAATTTCTCATAAATAAACACGTTGATGGTATTATCATGGTTAGTTATAGTGGAGAAAAAAAACATATACAGAGTCTGATAGATAAAAAGATTCCTGTTATATTATTAGATAGAATGATAAAAGGGCTGGATTGTGATATAGTCATTGCAGACAACTTGAATGCCTCATACCAAGCTGTAGAAGAACTAATTATGAGAAAACATAAAAGGATAGGTATAATATGCGGACCAGAAAATACTTATACTGCCGATGAAAGAAGAAAAGGATATATTAGAGTCCACGAAGACTATAACGTTGATATTGATGAAGAGTTAATTAAGAACGCAGATTATACTGTAGTAAGTGGATATACAGCACTTATTGATCTTTGGAATATGGACAAACGTCCTTCTGCAGTATTAGTAACCAATTATGAAATGACTATCGGTGCAATAATGGCAGTTAATGATTTGAATATTACTATTCCGAATCAATTATCTTTGATCGGATTTGACAACATACAAATGGCAAGGATAGTAAGACCACCACTATCTATTGTGGAACAACCAATGAAAGAGATTGGAGAAACAGCGGCCAATCTTATGCTCAAAAGACTTAGTGACGATTATTCAGATTTTCCTTCAACTTATAGATTAAAAACAAAAGTTCATATCAAAGAGTCTGTATCGACCAATATATAG
- a CDS encoding MarR family winged helix-turn-helix transcriptional regulator, with product MFNLDDCVAFITNNASKQMENYFNERLTQLGSTRVQWIALYYLGKNKSISQIDLAKKMNIKSSTVVRLIDRMERDGYVKRVKDSNDRRITTLELTDSGLNLRKQLLPEGEKASKVFSRNITDEELEVFVNVLKKMVDNINE from the coding sequence ATGTTCAATCTTGATGATTGTGTTGCATTTATTACTAATAATGCTTCTAAACAAATGGAGAATTATTTTAATGAAAGGTTGACTCAATTAGGTAGCACCAGAGTTCAATGGATTGCATTATATTATCTAGGGAAAAATAAATCTATTAGTCAAATTGATCTTGCCAAAAAAATGAATATAAAAAGTTCTACAGTAGTAAGATTAATTGACAGAATGGAAAGAGATGGTTATGTAAAACGTGTAAAAGATTCTAATGATAGAAGAATAACCACTCTTGAATTAACTGATTCCGGACTTAACCTAAGAAAACAATTACTTCCTGAAGGTGAAAAAGCCAGTAAAGTTTTTTCTAGGAACATTACAGATGAAGAACTTGAAGTTTTTGTGAATGTTTTAAAGAAAATGGTAGATAATATTAATGAATAA
- a CDS encoding carboxymuconolactone decarboxylase family protein, whose protein sequence is MAKDPRQMLNDFMSGLEDLGKTNESHMGSFMNLLGTAYEPGALDVKTKELMSVAIGAYNRCEYCIVFHVYKALEAGATREEILEAAMVAVAFGGGPSMAYTVTLLKKSIDTFEGDFK, encoded by the coding sequence ATGGCAAAAGACCCAAGACAAATGTTAAATGACTTTATGTCAGGATTAGAAGATTTAGGCAAAACAAATGAATCTCATATGGGTTCATTCATGAATTTATTAGGTACTGCTTATGAACCTGGTGCTCTAGATGTTAAAACAAAAGAATTGATGAGTGTAGCAATCGGTGCTTATAACCGTTGCGAATATTGTATAGTATTCCATGTATACAAAGCTCTTGAAGCAGGTGCAACACGTGAGGAAATCCTAGAAGCAGCTATGGTAGCAGTAGCATTTGGTGGAGGACCTTCTATGGCATACACTGTAACATTATTGAAGAAATCAATTGATACATTTGAAGGCGATTTCAAATAA
- the lpdA gene encoding dihydrolipoyl dehydrogenase, which translates to MNIEVKLDKLSGHAKDGKVGKVHKSVGDKVTTEDILFNIESNKGNMPIKATANGTIKSIEANEGDSVAIGSLLAIIDGEAPEEVIEQKAPSKNMNTNKTASKSSGGFNYFGGLLKPQKQQLESDITIIGGGPGGYVAAIQAAKLGANVVLVEKERVGGTCLNYGCIPTKAIVRSSEVYRELKEADKFGLHADNISVDMKKVIDRKSDIVNQLVGGIEYLLEKNNVKVIKGTGEIIDKNKVFAKNNKLEATINSKNIIIATGSKTSMIPIKGIDLDNVITSKEALELDTLPEKLVIVGGGIIGMEFAFIYSSFGVDVSVVEFLENTLLACDKDVCDEINTIAKNSGIKLYTSSRVESIIKSEDDKCIVSFTEDKETKFITADKVLMAVGRQPSYKNIGLEKLNIEMDERTKGIKVNDKMQTNIPNIYAIGDVTNIIQLAHVASHQGIVAVKNILGTETKMDYNVVPSAIFTNPEIAMVGVSESMAQKDGIDIEIGKFPFSANGKALTLGDSKGFVKIIKDKSTGKVIGGSIIGPHATDLIAEITLAIKNGLTTNEIIETIHAHPTTAESIHEAVLATEGGALHFAK; encoded by the coding sequence ATGAACATTGAAGTTAAGTTAGATAAATTATCAGGTCATGCAAAAGATGGCAAAGTAGGAAAAGTTCATAAAAGCGTTGGTGATAAAGTTACTACTGAAGATATTTTATTTAATATTGAATCAAATAAAGGAAATATGCCTATTAAGGCAACTGCTAATGGAACAATCAAAAGCATTGAAGCCAATGAAGGTGATTCAGTTGCTATAGGTTCTCTACTAGCAATAATTGACGGTGAAGCACCTGAGGAGGTCATAGAACAAAAAGCGCCATCGAAGAATATGAATACTAATAAAACTGCTAGTAAATCTTCAGGTGGTTTTAATTATTTTGGTGGATTATTAAAACCCCAAAAGCAACAGTTGGAAAGTGATATAACTATTATAGGTGGTGGTCCTGGAGGCTATGTAGCTGCTATTCAAGCTGCTAAATTAGGAGCTAATGTTGTTCTAGTGGAAAAAGAAAGAGTTGGAGGTACATGTCTCAACTATGGTTGTATACCAACTAAAGCTATTGTTCGTTCATCAGAAGTATATAGAGAATTAAAAGAAGCTGATAAATTCGGTCTACATGCTGATAACATTTCAGTAGATATGAAAAAAGTCATTGACAGAAAATCAGATATCGTTAATCAACTAGTAGGTGGTATAGAATATCTCCTAGAAAAAAACAATGTAAAAGTGATTAAAGGTACTGGAGAAATAATTGACAAAAACAAAGTATTTGCTAAGAATAACAAACTGGAAGCTACTATAAATAGTAAAAATATTATTATAGCAACTGGTTCTAAGACATCAATGATTCCTATTAAAGGAATAGACCTTGATAATGTTATTACAAGCAAAGAAGCTCTTGAACTTGATACACTACCTGAAAAATTAGTTATTGTTGGCGGTGGTATCATAGGTATGGAATTTGCTTTTATATACTCTAGTTTTGGAGTTGATGTTTCTGTTGTAGAATTTTTGGAAAACACCTTACTGGCATGTGACAAAGATGTTTGCGATGAGATTAATACAATAGCCAAGAATAGTGGTATTAAACTATATACAAGTTCTAGAGTAGAATCTATCATCAAAAGCGAAGATGATAAATGTATTGTTTCATTTACTGAAGATAAGGAAACCAAGTTTATAACTGCTGATAAAGTACTTATGGCTGTTGGCAGACAACCATCCTATAAAAACATAGGTCTTGAGAAATTAAATATAGAAATGGATGAAAGAACAAAAGGTATCAAAGTTAACGACAAAATGCAGACTAATATACCTAACATTTATGCTATTGGTGATGTGACCAACATAATCCAACTTGCTCATGTTGCTTCACATCAAGGTATTGTAGCAGTTAAAAATATTTTAGGGACAGAAACTAAGATGGATTACAATGTAGTCCCAAGTGCTATATTCACTAATCCTGAAATTGCTATGGTGGGAGTAAGTGAAAGTATGGCACAAAAAGATGGTATTGACATTGAAATAGGTAAATTCCCGTTTTCGGCTAATGGTAAAGCTTTAACTCTAGGTGACAGCAAAGGTTTTGTTAAAATCATTAAGGATAAATCAACTGGAAAGGTTATTGGTGGTTCTATAATCGGACCTCATGCAACAGATTTGATTGCAGAAATAACTTTAGCAATTAAAAACGGATTGACAACAAATGAAATTATTGAAACCATCCACGCTCATCCAACTACAGCTGAGTCCATACATGAAGCTGTTTTAGCTACTGAAGGTGGTGCGTTACATTTTGCCAAATAA
- a CDS encoding lipoate--protein ligase produces MPNNDINVKVICSNSTDPWYNLALEEYLLRDINENEIILYLWQNDNTVVIGRNQNPWKECKCKKLENEGGKLARRLSGGGAVYHDLGNLNFTFVMDKNLYDLDRQLNVILQAVRSFGIDAEFSGRNDLTVHGKKFSGNAFYFLDKSSYHHGTILVDTDFNKLTDYLQVSKEKINSKGIDSVRSRVINLSELSDILTTEGMKRSLIDSFENIYGKSSTVINVDNDTYNIQELYDKYASWEWRYGEAPKFDITFDKRFSWGGFELGLILKNGHIKEAKIYSDAMNSHLIQKMSSCLLDIPFIMDKIINTIGSISTDEADKLIIDDVTHWLIEKSKSI; encoded by the coding sequence TTGCCAAATAATGATATTAATGTAAAAGTGATATGTTCTAACTCCACGGATCCTTGGTACAATTTAGCTCTTGAAGAATACCTGTTACGTGATATCAATGAAAATGAAATAATATTGTATCTCTGGCAAAATGATAATACTGTAGTTATAGGCAGAAATCAAAATCCTTGGAAAGAATGCAAATGTAAAAAATTAGAGAATGAGGGTGGCAAATTAGCTAGAAGGTTATCTGGTGGAGGTGCTGTCTATCATGATTTAGGGAATCTCAATTTTACATTTGTTATGGATAAAAATTTGTATGATCTGGATAGACAGTTAAATGTAATCTTACAGGCTGTTAGAAGCTTTGGAATTGATGCAGAGTTTTCAGGTCGTAATGATTTAACCGTACATGGTAAGAAATTCTCTGGTAATGCTTTTTATTTCTTGGATAAATCATCTTATCATCATGGTACCATACTTGTAGATACTGATTTTAATAAGCTTACTGATTATCTACAAGTCTCTAAGGAGAAAATTAATTCTAAAGGAATTGATTCAGTTCGTTCTAGAGTCATTAACTTAAGTGAGCTTAGTGATATTTTAACTACTGAAGGAATGAAAAGAAGTTTGATTGATAGCTTTGAAAACATATATGGTAAATCTAGTACTGTAATTAATGTAGATAATGATACTTATAACATTCAAGAATTATATGATAAATATGCCTCTTGGGAATGGCGTTATGGAGAAGCTCCAAAATTTGATATTACTTTTGATAAAAGATTTTCATGGGGCGGTTTTGAGTTAGGTTTGATTCTTAAGAACGGTCATATCAAAGAAGCCAAAATATATTCTGATGCCATGAACAGTCACTTAATACAAAAGATGTCTTCTTGTTTGCTGGATATTCCTTTTATAATGGATAAAATAATTAATACTATTGGTAGTATTTCTACAGATGAAGCAGATAAACTGATTATAGATGATGTAACACATTGGCTCATTGAAAAATCCAAAAGTATATAG
- a CDS encoding sulfatase family protein, with protein sequence MNIIYFNTHDSGRYISPYGYKVPTENIEKFARESILFRQAYSASPTCSPSRGALLSGMYAHNNGLIGLSHRGFKMNDYTKHLGSYLKENGYRTAIAGTEHIANHGLLEQHNMNYDVLPYDDILGPASDDNDMENAKAVADYILNYTEDSNFFISFGLWNTHRKYPEDITEGYEPDYIKVPSKLKDTNMNREDFAHYCTSVKIADDCFKMVLDAVKEKGIYEDTIIIFTTDHGLPSPFMKCTLFDSGMGVSLALRVPDSPMNGRVVDSMLSQIDLFPTICELLNLEIPEYIQGISQKSVVMNEKDKVREEVYAEINYHASYQPMRCVRTEEYKYIRVFNNYKKPMLANIDNSNPKQLLIDNDFDNYEIKDEYLFNIVFDPQEKENLVGNKKYDKVLTEMRKKLDDFMEETNDFLLKDEIEVPKGVVVNDPSADTPKDKRIFY encoded by the coding sequence ATGAACATTATTTATTTTAACACCCATGATTCAGGTAGATACATTTCACCATATGGCTACAAAGTTCCAACAGAAAATATTGAAAAATTCGCAAGAGAATCAATACTATTCAGACAGGCTTACAGTGCTAGTCCTACTTGTAGCCCTAGTAGGGGAGCTCTATTATCTGGAATGTATGCACATAATAACGGTTTAATAGGTTTATCCCATCGTGGATTTAAGATGAATGATTATACAAAACATTTGGGTAGTTATCTAAAAGAAAATGGTTACAGAACAGCTATAGCCGGCACTGAACATATAGCTAATCATGGATTATTAGAACAGCACAACATGAATTATGATGTTTTGCCATATGATGACATTCTAGGACCAGCCAGTGACGACAATGACATGGAAAATGCCAAAGCAGTTGCAGACTACATACTTAACTATACTGAAGATAGTAATTTTTTCATTTCATTCGGCTTATGGAATACACATAGAAAATATCCAGAAGATATAACAGAAGGATATGAACCTGATTACATTAAAGTACCTTCTAAGCTAAAAGATACAAATATGAACAGAGAAGATTTTGCTCATTACTGTACCTCTGTGAAAATAGCTGATGACTGTTTTAAGATGGTTTTAGATGCTGTAAAGGAAAAAGGTATTTATGAGGATACAATAATAATATTTACCACAGACCACGGATTACCTTCGCCATTTATGAAGTGTACACTTTTTGATAGTGGAATGGGGGTATCCTTAGCTCTTAGGGTACCTGATTCACCAATGAATGGAAGAGTAGTGGACTCTATGCTTTCTCAGATAGACCTGTTTCCAACAATATGTGAATTATTAAACTTGGAAATACCTGAATACATACAGGGAATCTCACAAAAGAGTGTAGTAATGAATGAAAAAGATAAAGTCAGAGAAGAAGTTTATGCTGAAATTAATTACCATGCCTCATATCAGCCTATGAGATGTGTAAGAACAGAAGAGTATAAATATATCAGAGTGTTCAATAACTATAAGAAGCCAATGCTGGCGAATATTGATAATTCTAATCCAAAACAACTATTAATAGATAATGACTTTGACAACTATGAAATAAAGGATGAATACCTATTTAATATAGTTTTTGATCCACAAGAAAAAGAGAATCTTGTAGGTAATAAAAAATATGATAAGGTATTAACCGAGATGAGAAAAAAATTAGACGATTTCATGGAAGAAACCAACGATTTCCTATTGAAAGATGAGATAGAAGTACCAAAAGGTGTAGTAGTCAATGACCCATCAGCTGATACACCAAAGGACAAGCGTATTTTTTATTGA
- a CDS encoding zinc ribbon domain-containing protein — translation MERIEYNFKLKDIKNIFKKKKCPYCGNTKLTKRTVKEFRGKTKSQLDGMEFNTDVDLYAGTIVYQCEKCKKEFVLQALSDKTKLMESIPKNNINDNEDTFQNNTKNHVSIFFKLLTIIMLFSVLSVAISDKNIVLFLVATPIILITYFLTKVFTR, via the coding sequence ATGGAAAGGATAGAATACAATTTTAAACTAAAAGATATAAAAAATATCTTTAAAAAGAAGAAATGTCCATATTGTGGAAATACAAAATTAACAAAAAGAACAGTTAAAGAATTTAGAGGCAAAACAAAAAGTCAATTAGATGGTATGGAATTTAATACAGATGTAGATTTATATGCTGGAACTATTGTATATCAATGTGAAAAATGTAAGAAAGAATTTGTTCTACAAGCTCTATCCGATAAAACTAAATTGATGGAATCTATACCAAAAAATAATATTAATGATAATGAAGATACATTTCAAAATAATACTAAAAATCATGTAAGCATATTCTTTAAACTGTTAACTATCATTATGCTGTTCAGTGTATTATCTGTAGCAATTTCAGATAAAAACATAGTACTGTTTTTAGTAGCTACCCCAATTATTTTGATTACATATTTTCTGACAAAAGTATTTACAAGATAA